From one Esox lucius isolate fEsoLuc1 chromosome 11, fEsoLuc1.pri, whole genome shotgun sequence genomic stretch:
- the zgc:103625 gene encoding methyltransferase-like 26 B isoform X1 — protein MLISPLADRNQKELCSVLSDVLEEQSHRELFALELGSGTGQHVVNFALALPFVTWQPSDIKEESQESIRSYIAATRVKTVLQPVHLDASQPWEKWAGLPCSSCDVIVAINLLQYSSFKTVEGVLKGSGRLLRQNAVLITHGPYAINGTISPSCMEDLDKELREMNPEWGLPDIDTLRQLAFGNGLRMERMIEMEQYNKCLVFRKL, from the exons ATGCTGATCTCGCCTCTGGctgacagaaaccagaaggagCTGTGTTCGGTGTTGAGCGATGTGTTGGAGGAGCAGTCTCACAGGGAACTCTTTGCCTTAGAGCTGGGCTCCGGCACCGGACAACATGTGGTCAACTTCGCCCTGGCCTTGCCCTTCGTCACCTGGCAACCGTCAGACATAAAAGAGGAATCTCAGGAAAG TATCAGATCGTACATTGCAGCAACCAGAGTGAAGACTGTCCTCCAACCTGTGCACCTGGATGCCAGCCAACCCTGGGAGAAGTGGGCGGGTCTTCCATGCAGCTCTTGTGATGTCATCGTTGCGATCAACCTGCTTCAGTACAGCTCTTTCAAAACAGTGGAG GGTGTATTGAAAGGATCAGGGCGACTGCTCAGACAAAACGCCGTCTTGATCACACACGGG CCCTACGCAATCAACGGCACCATCAGCCCCAGCTGCATGGAGGACCTGGACAAGGAGCTACGAGAGAT GAACCCTGAGTGGGGTCTACCAGACATAGATACTTTGAGACAATTGGCATTTGGGAATGGGCTACGAATGGAAAGGATG ATTGAAATGGAGCAGTACAATAAATGCCTGGTCTTCAGGAAACTTTGA
- the zgc:103625 gene encoding methyltransferase-like 26 B isoform X2 — protein sequence MLISPLADRNQKELCSVLSDVLEEQSHRELFALELGSGTGQHVVNFALALPFVTWQPSDIKEESQESIRSYIAATRVKTVLQPVHLDASQPWEKWAGLPCSSCDVIVAINLLQYSSFKTVEPYAINGTISPSCMEDLDKELREMNPEWGLPDIDTLRQLAFGNGLRMERMIEMEQYNKCLVFRKL from the exons ATGCTGATCTCGCCTCTGGctgacagaaaccagaaggagCTGTGTTCGGTGTTGAGCGATGTGTTGGAGGAGCAGTCTCACAGGGAACTCTTTGCCTTAGAGCTGGGCTCCGGCACCGGACAACATGTGGTCAACTTCGCCCTGGCCTTGCCCTTCGTCACCTGGCAACCGTCAGACATAAAAGAGGAATCTCAGGAAAG TATCAGATCGTACATTGCAGCAACCAGAGTGAAGACTGTCCTCCAACCTGTGCACCTGGATGCCAGCCAACCCTGGGAGAAGTGGGCGGGTCTTCCATGCAGCTCTTGTGATGTCATCGTTGCGATCAACCTGCTTCAGTACAGCTCTTTCAAAACAGTGGAG CCCTACGCAATCAACGGCACCATCAGCCCCAGCTGCATGGAGGACCTGGACAAGGAGCTACGAGAGAT GAACCCTGAGTGGGGTCTACCAGACATAGATACTTTGAGACAATTGGCATTTGGGAATGGGCTACGAATGGAAAGGATG ATTGAAATGGAGCAGTACAATAAATGCCTGGTCTTCAGGAAACTTTGA